The following proteins are co-located in the Raphanus sativus cultivar WK10039 unplaced genomic scaffold, ASM80110v3 Scaffold1542, whole genome shotgun sequence genome:
- the LOC108855874 gene encoding probable WRKY transcription factor 7 — protein MTVELIMSSSSYGAGRVKREEDGGFSAGKEDTALKEAASEGIHGVQEFLKLIGQSQQTEEKQTEITAVTDVAVNSFKKVISLLGRSTTGHARFRRGPVTTPKTEDGGGAVKTEEEKPRTTTTTTTTVVLNREKTEKYGGSAFRVYCPTPIHRRPPLSHNHTQTKNGSSSSAPLLPNGRPHQEPPSSTIHFAPSPPVSATNSFMSSHRCETESNQMSSGFEFTNPSSQFSGSRGKPPLSSASLKRKCSSTTPSGRCHCTKKRKSRVKRVIRVPAVSSKMADIPSDEFSWRKYGQKPIKGSPHPRGYYKCSSMRGCPARKHVERAPDDAMMLIVTYEGDHNHAMVLETHHDKTL, from the exons ATGACGGTGGAGCTAATCATGAGCAGCAGCAGCTACGGTGCCGGTAGAGTCAAACGAGAAGAAGACGGTGGCTTCTCTGCGGGGAAGGAAGACACAGCCCTGAAAGAAGCTGCGTCCGAAGGGATACACGGAGTCCAAGAGTTTCTTAAACTGATCGGTCAAAGTCAACAGACGGAGGAGAAACAAACCGAGATAACGGCGGTGACTGACGTCGCCGTCAACAGTTTCAAGAAGGTGATTTCTCTGCTCGGTAGATCTACAACCGGACACGCTAGGTTCAGACGAGGTCCCGTGACGACTCCTAAGACAGAAGACGGTGGTGGAGCTGTGAAGACGGAGGAGGAGAAgccaagaacaacaacaacaacaacgaccaCCGTCGTGTTGAACAGAGAGAAAACAGAGAAGTACGGTGGATCTGCGTTTAGAGTTTACTGTCCGACTCCGATCCATCGACGTCCTCCTCTGTCGCACAACCACACTCAGACAAAGAACGGTTCGTCTTCTTCGGCTCCGTTGCTCCCTAACGGAAGACCACACCAAGAACCACCTTCTTCAACCATACACTTCGCGCCGTCCCCACCTGTCTCCGCGACGAACTCGTTCATGTCTTCTCATAGATGTGAAACAGAGAGTAACCAGATGTCGTCAGGGTTCGAGTTCACTAACCCATCGTCTCAGTTCTCGGGTTCGAGGGGCAAGCCTCCTTTGTCATCAGCTTCGTTGAAGAGAAAATGTAGTTCAACAACCCCCTCAGGGCGTTGCCATTGTACCAAGAAAAG GAAATCTAGAGTGAAAAGAGTGATTAGAGTTCCTGCGGTAAGCAGCAAGATGGCTGATATTCCTTCAGATGAGTTTTCATGGAGAAAATATGGTCAAAAACCCATCAAAGGCTCTCCTCACCctcg GGGCTATTACAAGTGCAGCAGCATGAGAGGTTGTCCGGCGCGTAAGCATGTGGAGCGTGCACCGGACGACGCGATGATGCTTATCGTGACGTATGAAGGAGACCACAACCATGCTATGGTGCTCGAGACGCATCATGACAAAACTCTTTAA